In Vigna radiata var. radiata cultivar VC1973A chromosome 3, Vradiata_ver6, whole genome shotgun sequence, the following proteins share a genomic window:
- the LOC106757367 gene encoding uncharacterized protein LOC106757367 isoform X1 produces the protein MNVVYKRNLMLSTTTLDTLSSHCLASMELDIGVTHSDLSLAESWFAAETSTGYLEDVIAGWGIWCKQHNLPSYSQDQKVNYKTQYLVDQKDLFPAFSSTAQILHEHNNVSTMKLPSLQNDKHGAAQESYASRESDESDASVIRGHRKKIAYPFELVKPGGVEGETTLKDINHQMLMSPSKPIPHPVGDSLTHSCIPNRAFGISGKAVAALTRIQTQGRGSITIIRTKG, from the exons ATGAATGTTGTATACAAGAGGAACTTGATGCTGAGTACTACCACCCTCGATACTTTGTCTTCTCACTGCCTTGCCTCCATGGAATTGGACATTGGAGTCACTCACTCAGATCTGAGTCTTG CAGAGTCTTGGTTTGCAGCTGAAACTTCAACTGGGTACCTTGAAGATGTTATTGCAGGTTGGGGTATTTGGTGCAAGCAGCACAACTTACCATCCTACTCTCAAGATCAAAAGGTTAACTAT AAAACACAATATTTGGTTGATCAGAAAGACTTGTTTCCAGCATTCTCTTCAACAGCTCAAATCCTCCACG AGCATAACAACGTCAGCACTATGAAGCTACCATCATTGCAAAATGATAAACATGGAGCTGCTCAGGAAAGCTATGCATCTAGAGAGTCAGATGAAAGTGATGCTTCTGTCATAA GGGGGCACCGGAAGAAAATAGCTTATCCATTTGAGTTGGTGAAGCCAGGAGGAGTTGAAGGGGAAACGACCCTGAAAGATATAAATCACCAGATGCTGATGAGTCCATCAAAGCCAATTCCACACCCTGTGGGAGACTCTCTCACTCATTCATGCATTCCAAATCGTGCCTTTGGTATTTCAGGTAAAGCAGTGGCAGCCCTTACAAGGATTCAAACTCAGGGTAGAGGATCTATCACCATTATCAGAACCAAAGGTTGA
- the LOC106757204 gene encoding pentatricopeptide repeat-containing protein At5g48910: protein MNAFMFQTNTACYDPHIGVPQIRTCKSMRELKQVHAFFVKTARTHDTTIATEILRLSATSDFRDIGYALSVFDQMPERNCFAWNTVIRALAETQDRLLDAFFVFCQMVTEATVEPNRFTFPSVLKACAVMARFEEGKQVHGLVLKFGLVNDEFVVTNLLRMYVMCGSMEDAHVLFYRNVEGVDAVRRLVREERRGEFNVVLCNVMVDGYVRVGNLKAARDLFDRMAQRSVVSWNVMISGYAQNGFYREAIEVFRRMTQMGDMSPNRVTLVSVLPAISRLGALELGKWVHLYAEKNKIRIDDVLGSALVDMYAKCGSIEKAILVFEKLPQNNVITWNVVISGLAMHGKANDVFNYLSRMEKCGISPSDVTYIAILSACSHAGLVDKGRSFFNDMVNRVGLEPKIEHYGCMVDLLGRAGYLEEAEQLILNMPMKPDDVMWKALLGACKMHKNIEIGTRVAEVLMQLAPHDSGAYVALSNMYASSGNWDGVAEVRLMMKDMDIRKDPGCSWIEIDGVTHEFLVEDDSHPRAKDIHSMLKEISNKLSLEGHMPDTTQVLLKMDEKNKEIVLHYHSEKIAAAFGLISTPPKTSLCIVKNLRICEDCHSSMKLIAKMYERKIVIRDRKRFHHFEHGSCSCMDYW from the coding sequence ATGAATGCTTTTATGTTTCAGACCAATACAGCATGTTATGATCCACATATTGGTGTCCCACAAATCAGGACATGCAAAAGCATGCGAGAATTGAAGCAAGTGCATGCGTTTTTTGTCAAAACAGCACGAACTCATGACACCACAATAGCAACAGAGATTCTCAGGCTCAGTGCCACGTCTGATTTTCGTGATATTGGGTATGCCCTCTCGGTGTTCGACCAAATGCCTGAGAGGAATTGCTTTGCTTGGAACACTGTGATAAGGGCACTTGCTGAAACCCAAGATAGGCTCTTGGACGCCTTCTTTGTTTTCTGCCAAATGGTGACCGAGGCAACGGTGGAGCCTAACCGGTTCACTTTCCCATCTGTTCTGAAGGCGTGCGCAGTCATGGCCAGGTTCGAAGAAGGGAAACAGGTTCATGGGTTAGTTCTTAAGTTTGGATTGGTGAACGATGAATTTGTTGTCACTAATCTGCTAAGGATGTATGTGATGTGTGGGAGTATGGAGGATGctcatgttttgttttatagGAATGTTGAGGGTGTTGATGCTGTGAGGAGGTTGGTGAGAGAGGAGAGGAGGGGAGAGTTTAATGTGGTTCTATGCAATGTGATGGTTGATGGGTATGTAAGAGTTGGGAACCTTAAGGCTGCTAGGGACTTGTTTGACAGGATGGCTCAAAGGAGTGTGGTTTCTTGGAATGTGATGATTTCTGGGTATGCTCAAAATGGGTTTTATAGAGAGGCCATAGAAGTGTTTCGTAGGATGACGCAGATGGGAGACATGTCGCCGAACCGGGTCACTTTGGTCAGTGTGCTGCCTGCGATTTCGCGTCTTGGAGCGCTTGAGTTGGGGAAATGGGTGCATTTGTATGCAGAGAAGAATAAGATTCGGATCGATGATGTGCTTGGTTCGGCTCTGGTTGATATGTACGCCAAGTGTGGGAGCATTGAGAAGGCTATTCTGGTATTTGAGAAGCTACCTCAAAACAATGTTATAACATGGAATGTTGTTATTAGTGGTCTTGCCATGCATGGTAAAGCCAATGatgtgtttaattatttgtcGAGGATGGAAAAATGTGGAATATCCCCGAGTGATGTTACGTACATAGCCATCTTGAGTGCCTGTAGCCATGCAGGCTTAGTGGACAAGGGAAGATCATTTTTTAATGACATGGTTAATAGGGTTGGATTAGAGCCTAAAATTGAACACTATGGATGCATGGTTGATCTTCTGGGTCGTGCTGGTTATCTTGAAGAAGCAGAACAGCTTATATTGAACATGCCAATGAAGCCAGATGATGTCATGTGGAAGGCTTTACTCGGTGCTTGTAAGATGCATAAAAATATCGAAATAGGTACGCGTGTTGCGGAGGTTTTAATGCAATTGGCTCCTCATGACAGTGGGGCATATGTGGCTCTCTCCAACATGTATGCCTCATCAGGGAATTGGGATGGAGTTGCAGAGGTGAGGTTAATGATGAAAGACATGGACATAAGAAAAGACCCTGGATGTAGCTGGATTGAAATTGATGGTGTTACTCATGAGTTCCTTGTTGAGGATGATTCCCATCCCAGAGCCAAAGACATACACTCAATGTTGAAGGAAATTTCAAACAAGTTGAGCTTGGAAGGTCATATGCCAGATACCACACAAGTGTTGCTCAAGATGGatgagaaaaacaaagaaatcgTGCTGCACTACCATAGTGAGAAGATTGCTGCTGCTTTTGGCTTAATTAGTACACCCCCGAAGACATCACTTTGTATTGTGAAAAATTTGAGAATTTGTGAAGATTGTCATTCCTCAATGAAATTAATCGCAAAAATGTATGAGCGAAAGATAGTTATTCGAGACAGGAAGCGCTTTCACCATTTTGAACATGGTTCGTGTTCTTGTATGGACTACTGGTAG
- the LOC106757001 gene encoding cation/H(+) antiporter 15-like — MTDTLPACYNVSIVNPNQFWKTDKVSKTELPILAIQIAFVAVLSCLFSTIYKPLHQTRLISQISVGFLLTPPLLGRFTPIFEFIFPVNGIVNVEVLSHIGLIYYAFLSGLEMNLNTILHMKKKPATITIVGIIFPILVAPCLYALFRKVYGHIMMFPLEESTNNTYILWTLILTVTSFPVVAHTLSELKLLYTGLGKAALTAAMIGDTYGWILFTLFVPFSTNGKGAIYTVPCTLIFILVCIFVVRPIIQWFIDRKEDKDEWNDNQLLFIIMGVLACSCISDFLGAHAIVGAFVFGLILPHGRFAELVMSISDDFVGGFLVPLFFTGTGMRLILAAIFSQQSWPFVLVIILLLCALKILSTLIVTFFFGMRIRDGLTLGLILNNKGAMALIMLNIAWDRTIFSVPTYAVITSAVLLMTVVVSPIINVVYKPRQRFEQNKLKTIQKLRVDAELRIISCVHNTRQAASMISIVECFNAMRVSPIHVFALYLVELTGRAAALVAAHIGKPSSQPGEQNLTRSQEELESIHNAFDALGEAYDAIRVETLNVVSAYTTIHEDIYHSADEKRTSLILLPFHKQLTLEGTLEVTSVVYKDINQNVMQGAPCSVGIFVDRDFGLVPKRNLHVRVVFVGGPDDREALAIAWRMAGCSGTQLSVVRILLLGEAAEADASVHDEKQGILSAVIDTEKQKELDDEYISTFRLTGVHNNDSISYSEIDVHSGEDIPAILNEIEKFGCDLYIVGQGNCRNSKVFSNLLEWCECLELGVIGDILVSNNFGSRSSVLVVQQYGYGGMNFRDNLNQKDTNNDMVESVV, encoded by the exons ATGACGGACACACTACCTGCATGTTACAATGTATCTATAGTCAATCCTAATCAATTTTGGAAAACTGATAAAGTCTCGAAAACAGAGCTCCCTATTCTAGCCATTCAAATTGCTTTTGTTGCTGTgttatcttgtctcttttctacAATTTACAAACCTCTACATCAAACTCGTCTCATTTCACAAATCTCT GTTGGTTTCCTACTGACACCGCCATTACTAGGAAGATTCACGCCCATTTTTGAGTTCATTTTTCCAGTAAATGGGATTGTGAATGTGGAGGTTCTTTCCCATATTGGCCTCATTTATTATGCATTCCTTAGTGGATTGGAGATGAACTTAAATACCATTTTACACATGAAAAAGAAACCTGCAACCATCACTATTGTTGGGATCATCTTTCCCATACTTGTTGCACCATGCTTATATGCTTTGTTTCGAAAAGTTTATGGCCATATTATGATGTTTCCCCTTGAGGAAAGTACAAATAATACTTATATACTTTGGACTTTAATTCTCACTGTCACAAGTTTTCCTGTGGTAGCACACACGCTTTCTGAGCTTAAGCTCCTTTATACTGGTCTTGGTAAAGCGGCTTTAACAGCAGCTATGATTGGTGACACCTATGGTTGGATTCTTTTCACTTTATTTGTTCCATTTTCAACTAATGGTAAAGGAGCTATTTACACTGTGCCATGCACGCTAATCTTCATTCTTGTGTGCATATTTGTGGTACGTCCAATCATTCAATGGTTTATTGATCGCAAGGAAGACAAAGATGAATGGAATGATAATCAATTGCTTTTTATAATCATGGGGGTTTTAGCTTGCTCATGTATTTCAGATTTTCTCGGTGCACATGCCATTGTTGGAgcttttgtttttggattaatTTTACCTCATGGAAGATTTGCTGAATTGGTCATGTCAATTTCAGATGATTTTGTCGGAGGATTTTTAGTTCCCCTCTTCTTTACTGGAACTGGGATGAGACTTATTTTGGCCGCAATTTTCTCCCAACAAAGTTGGCCCTTTGTACTTGTGATTATACTCTTATTGTGTGCTTTAAAGATTTTAAGCACTTTAATTGTCACCTTCTTCTTCGGTATGCGTATTCGAGATGGTTTAACCTTGGgcttaattttgaataataaaggTGCCATGGCATTAATAATGTTGAACATTGCTTGGGATAGAACG ATATTTTCAGTACCTACTTATGCCGTTATAACTTCTGCTGTTCTTCTGATGACCGTAGTTGTGTCTCCCATCATCAATGTTGTCTACAAGCCAAGACAAAGATTTGAACAAAACAAGCTAAAGACCATACAAAAACTAAGAGTTGATGCAGAGCTTCGAATTATATCATGTGTTCACAATACTCGCCAAGCTGCAAGCATGATTAGCATAGTTGAGTGTTTTAATGCCATGAGAGTTTCCCCTATCCATGTGTTTGCCTTGTATCTTGTTGAACTTACTGGACGAGCTGCTGCCCTAGTTGCTGCACATATAGGGAAGCCTAGCAGCCAACCCGGAGAACAAAACTTAACTAGGTCACAAGAAGAGTTAGAAAGCATTCACAATGCATTTGATGCCCTTGGAGAGGCATATGACGCTATTAGAGTTGAGACCTTAAATGTGGTGTCAGCATATACAACTATTCATGAGGACATATACCACTCAGCAGATGAGAAACGCACAAGCTTGATTCTCCTTCCATTTCATAAACAATTAACTTTAGAAGGTACTCTAGAAGTAACAAGTGTTGTATACAAAGATATAAATCAAAATGTAATGCAAGGTGCTCCATGCTCTGTGGGAATATTTGTTGATCGTGATTTTGGGTTAGTTCCTAAAAGGAACCTTCATGTTCGCGTGGTATTTGTTGGGGGCCCTGATGATCGTGAAGCCTTGGCCATCGCATGGAGGATGGCAGGATGTTCAGGAACACAACTCTCAGTGGTTCGAATTCTTCTATTGGGTGAAGCGGCAGAAGCAGATGCATCGGTTCATGATGAAAAACAAGGGATATTATCTGCAGTAATAGATACAGAGAAGCAAAAAGAGTTAGATGATGAGTATATAAGCACATTCAGACTTACCGGGGTTCACAATAACGATTCAATATCCTATTCAGAGATTGATGTTCATAGTGGAGAAGATATTCCTGCAATCCtaaatgagatagaaaaattTGGTTGTGATCTTTACATAGTTGGACAAGGAAATTGTAGGAACTCTAAGGTCTTCTCAAATTTGCTGGAGTGGTGTGAGTGCTTAGAACTTGGAGTTATAGGGGACATTTTAGTGTCAAACAATTTTGGTTCACGCTCTTCTGTGCTAGTTGTTCAACAATATGGATATGGAGGAATGAATTTTAGAGATAATCTTAACCAAAAAGACACTAACAATGACATGGTTGAGTCTGTTGTTTGA
- the LOC106757367 gene encoding uncharacterized protein LOC106757367 isoform X3 — MNVVYKRNLMLSTTTLDTLSSHCLASMELDIGVTHSDLSLAESWFAAETSTGYLEDVIAGWGIWCKQHNLPSYSQDQKKTQYLVDQKDLFPAFSSTAQILHEHNNVSTMKLPSLQNDKHGAAQESYASRESDESDASVIRGHRKKIAYPFELVKPGGVEGETTLKDINHQMLMSPSKPIPHPVGDSLTHSCIPNRAFGISGKAVAALTRIQTQGRGSITIIRTKG, encoded by the exons ATGAATGTTGTATACAAGAGGAACTTGATGCTGAGTACTACCACCCTCGATACTTTGTCTTCTCACTGCCTTGCCTCCATGGAATTGGACATTGGAGTCACTCACTCAGATCTGAGTCTTG CAGAGTCTTGGTTTGCAGCTGAAACTTCAACTGGGTACCTTGAAGATGTTATTGCAGGTTGGGGTATTTGGTGCAAGCAGCACAACTTACCATCCTACTCTCAAGATCAAAAG AAAACACAATATTTGGTTGATCAGAAAGACTTGTTTCCAGCATTCTCTTCAACAGCTCAAATCCTCCACG AGCATAACAACGTCAGCACTATGAAGCTACCATCATTGCAAAATGATAAACATGGAGCTGCTCAGGAAAGCTATGCATCTAGAGAGTCAGATGAAAGTGATGCTTCTGTCATAA GGGGGCACCGGAAGAAAATAGCTTATCCATTTGAGTTGGTGAAGCCAGGAGGAGTTGAAGGGGAAACGACCCTGAAAGATATAAATCACCAGATGCTGATGAGTCCATCAAAGCCAATTCCACACCCTGTGGGAGACTCTCTCACTCATTCATGCATTCCAAATCGTGCCTTTGGTATTTCAGGTAAAGCAGTGGCAGCCCTTACAAGGATTCAAACTCAGGGTAGAGGATCTATCACCATTATCAGAACCAAAGGTTGA
- the LOC106756796 gene encoding serine/threonine-protein kinase rio2-like codes for MKLDVDVLRYLYKDDFRVLTAVELGMRNHEIVPTELIDRIARLKHGGTYKVLKNLLKHKLLHHDSSKYDGFRLTYLGYDFLAIKTMVNKGVFVAVGRQIGVGKESDIFEVAREDGTVLAMKLHRLGRVSFRAVKSKRDYLRHRSSYNWLYLSRLAALKEFAFMKALETHGFPVPNAVEHNRHCVVMSLVQGYPLVQVKQLQNPETVFETIIGLVVRLAERGLIHCDFNEFNIMIDDDEKITMIDFPQMVSVSHRNAQMYFDRDVECIFKFFRKRFNLSFEESLDDMDGSDDGRDGAGKPCFSAIERSAGFLDRELAASGFTRKDEEDIQRFIEGKAESDMNSDGEEVDLVEDLDEAGNIDGNSSDLLEQNEGYESQWIEKPCEARESSGSEKEDANDNEENSEEATENEAELVKSLNKQRRRAVAAVRKGHKTAGGRNSYKDKGGRSSHNSKIQKQLVNM; via the exons ATGAAGCTCGACGTAGATGTGTTGAGATATCTCTACAAAGATGATTTTAGGGTTCTCACCGCCGTTGAATTGGGCATGCGGAAT CATGAAATCGTACCCACGGAACTCATCGATCGAATTGCGCGTCTCAA GCACGGAGGCACGTACAAAGTTTTGAAGAATTTGCTCAAGCACAAGTTGCTGCATCACGACTCTTCTAAAT ATGATGGATTCCGCCTTACCTATCTTGGTTATGATTTTCTTGCCATTAAAACTATGGTGAACAAAGGAGTGTTTGTTGCTGTTGGTCGCCAAATTGGTGTTGGAAAGGAATCTG ATATATTTGAGGTTGCCCGTGAAGATGGAACTGTTCTAGCCATGAAGTTGCATAGACTTGGTAGAGTATCTTTTAGAGCTGTCAAATCTAAGCGTGACTACTTGAGACATAGAAGTAGTTATAATTGGCTCTATCTGTCTCGCCTTGCTGCCCTTAAAGAATTTGCTTTCATGAAG GCTCTGGAAACCCATGGCTTTCCTGTTCCAAATGCTGTAGAGCACAATAGACATTGTGTTGTCATGTCACTTGTCCAAGGTTATCCTCT TGTTCAGGTGAAGCAGTTGCAAAATCCAGAGACAGTTTTTGAGACAATCATTGGTTTAGTTGTTAGGTTGGCTGAGCGTGGCCTTATTCATTGTGATTTCAATGAATTCAATATCATG ATTGACGATGATGAAAAAATTACCATGATTGATTTCCCTCAAATGGTATCCGTGTCACATCGTAATGCACAGAT GTACTTTGACCGTGATGTTGAATGCATCTTTAAGTTTTTCAGGAAAAG GTTCAATCTTTCTTTTGAAGAAAGCTTAGATGATATGGACGGTTCTGATGATGGGAGAGATGGAGCTGGAAAACCCTGTTTTTCCGCGATAGAAAGAAGTGCTGGTTTTCTAGACAGGGAACTTGCTGCTAGTGGCTTTACTAGAAAGGACGAAGAAGATATTCAAAGG TTCATTGAAGGAAAGGCAGAGAGTGATATGAATTCAGACGGTGAAGAGGTTGACTTAGTAGAAGACCTGGATGAAGCAGGCAATATTGATGGTAATTCTTCAGACTTGCTGGAACAG AATGAAGGATATGAAAGTCAGTGGATAGAGAAGCCTTGTGAAGCACGTGAAAGCAGTGGATCTGAAAAGGAAGATGCAAATGACAAT GAGGAAAACAGTGAAGAAGCCACGGAAAATGAAGCTGAACTCGTTAAGAGCTTGAATAAGCAAAGACGACGTGCTGTGGCAGCAGTTCGTAAGGGACATAAGACTGCTGGAGGCAGAAATTCCTACAAAGATAAAGGTGGCAGGTCATCTCACAATTCTAAAATCCAGAAACAGCTGGTGAATATGTAG
- the LOC106757367 gene encoding uncharacterized protein LOC106757367 isoform X4, which yields MNVVYKRNLMLSTTTLDTLSSHCLASMELDIGVTHSDLSLAESWFAAETSTGYLEDVIAGWGIWCKQHNLPSYSQDQKVNYKTQYLVDQKDLFPAFSSTAQILHEHNNVSTMKLPSLQNDKHGAAQESYASRESDERGHRKKIAYPFELVKPGGVEGETTLKDINHQMLMSPSKPIPHPVGDSLTHSCIPNRAFGISGKAVAALTRIQTQGRGSITIIRTKG from the exons ATGAATGTTGTATACAAGAGGAACTTGATGCTGAGTACTACCACCCTCGATACTTTGTCTTCTCACTGCCTTGCCTCCATGGAATTGGACATTGGAGTCACTCACTCAGATCTGAGTCTTG CAGAGTCTTGGTTTGCAGCTGAAACTTCAACTGGGTACCTTGAAGATGTTATTGCAGGTTGGGGTATTTGGTGCAAGCAGCACAACTTACCATCCTACTCTCAAGATCAAAAGGTTAACTAT AAAACACAATATTTGGTTGATCAGAAAGACTTGTTTCCAGCATTCTCTTCAACAGCTCAAATCCTCCACG AGCATAACAACGTCAGCACTATGAAGCTACCATCATTGCAAAATGATAAACATGGAGCTGCTCAGGAAAGCTATGCATCTAGAGAGTCAGATGAAA GGGGGCACCGGAAGAAAATAGCTTATCCATTTGAGTTGGTGAAGCCAGGAGGAGTTGAAGGGGAAACGACCCTGAAAGATATAAATCACCAGATGCTGATGAGTCCATCAAAGCCAATTCCACACCCTGTGGGAGACTCTCTCACTCATTCATGCATTCCAAATCGTGCCTTTGGTATTTCAGGTAAAGCAGTGGCAGCCCTTACAAGGATTCAAACTCAGGGTAGAGGATCTATCACCATTATCAGAACCAAAGGTTGA
- the LOC106757367 gene encoding uncharacterized protein LOC106757367 isoform X2 has product MNVVYKRNLMLSTTTLDTLSSHCLASMELDIGVTHSDLSLESWFAAETSTGYLEDVIAGWGIWCKQHNLPSYSQDQKVNYKTQYLVDQKDLFPAFSSTAQILHEHNNVSTMKLPSLQNDKHGAAQESYASRESDESDASVIRGHRKKIAYPFELVKPGGVEGETTLKDINHQMLMSPSKPIPHPVGDSLTHSCIPNRAFGISGKAVAALTRIQTQGRGSITIIRTKG; this is encoded by the exons ATGAATGTTGTATACAAGAGGAACTTGATGCTGAGTACTACCACCCTCGATACTTTGTCTTCTCACTGCCTTGCCTCCATGGAATTGGACATTGGAGTCACTCACTCAGATCTGAGTCTTG AGTCTTGGTTTGCAGCTGAAACTTCAACTGGGTACCTTGAAGATGTTATTGCAGGTTGGGGTATTTGGTGCAAGCAGCACAACTTACCATCCTACTCTCAAGATCAAAAGGTTAACTAT AAAACACAATATTTGGTTGATCAGAAAGACTTGTTTCCAGCATTCTCTTCAACAGCTCAAATCCTCCACG AGCATAACAACGTCAGCACTATGAAGCTACCATCATTGCAAAATGATAAACATGGAGCTGCTCAGGAAAGCTATGCATCTAGAGAGTCAGATGAAAGTGATGCTTCTGTCATAA GGGGGCACCGGAAGAAAATAGCTTATCCATTTGAGTTGGTGAAGCCAGGAGGAGTTGAAGGGGAAACGACCCTGAAAGATATAAATCACCAGATGCTGATGAGTCCATCAAAGCCAATTCCACACCCTGTGGGAGACTCTCTCACTCATTCATGCATTCCAAATCGTGCCTTTGGTATTTCAGGTAAAGCAGTGGCAGCCCTTACAAGGATTCAAACTCAGGGTAGAGGATCTATCACCATTATCAGAACCAAAGGTTGA
- the LOC106757367 gene encoding uncharacterized protein LOC106757367 isoform X5: MNVVYKRNLMLSTTTLDTLSSHCLASMELDIGVTHSDLSLAESWFAAETSTGYLEDVIAGWGIWCKQHNLPSYSQDQKKTQYLVDQKDLFPAFSSTAQILHEHNNVSTMKLPSLQNDKHGAAQESYASRESDERGHRKKIAYPFELVKPGGVEGETTLKDINHQMLMSPSKPIPHPVGDSLTHSCIPNRAFGISGKAVAALTRIQTQGRGSITIIRTKG, translated from the exons ATGAATGTTGTATACAAGAGGAACTTGATGCTGAGTACTACCACCCTCGATACTTTGTCTTCTCACTGCCTTGCCTCCATGGAATTGGACATTGGAGTCACTCACTCAGATCTGAGTCTTG CAGAGTCTTGGTTTGCAGCTGAAACTTCAACTGGGTACCTTGAAGATGTTATTGCAGGTTGGGGTATTTGGTGCAAGCAGCACAACTTACCATCCTACTCTCAAGATCAAAAG AAAACACAATATTTGGTTGATCAGAAAGACTTGTTTCCAGCATTCTCTTCAACAGCTCAAATCCTCCACG AGCATAACAACGTCAGCACTATGAAGCTACCATCATTGCAAAATGATAAACATGGAGCTGCTCAGGAAAGCTATGCATCTAGAGAGTCAGATGAAA GGGGGCACCGGAAGAAAATAGCTTATCCATTTGAGTTGGTGAAGCCAGGAGGAGTTGAAGGGGAAACGACCCTGAAAGATATAAATCACCAGATGCTGATGAGTCCATCAAAGCCAATTCCACACCCTGTGGGAGACTCTCTCACTCATTCATGCATTCCAAATCGTGCCTTTGGTATTTCAGGTAAAGCAGTGGCAGCCCTTACAAGGATTCAAACTCAGGGTAGAGGATCTATCACCATTATCAGAACCAAAGGTTGA